A DNA window from Vicinamibacterales bacterium contains the following coding sequences:
- a CDS encoding 4Fe-4S dicluster domain-containing protein: MSAHETSTPRDATRVDRREFLRLTSAVAAASALASTGCQVPPEASVPFHDMPENLVDGMGHARFFHTVLEGSPVRVRTREGRPILVTPVVDDPTGRGLALAHHAALMDLYDPDRARGPIAVRRRVDTAVATSWQAVSADAVARVKAAGSRAVLLTGPVTSPALGAVIQAMSAQTGLRHVVWAPMSADAGARAWTAAFGSAGPARPRLDRADLIVGLGAEFLDRPADGLERDFAARRTPESGAGARMNRFVQFEGRLTLTGANADQRLRVRDSDLARIGAALAHEILVVRAHGALAGDPAVAQVLSPFAIDTVAPAAGVDPAALKALAGELVLASGRAVVIAGGSASTAASGQALELAALLLNTALGAFEGGLFDDAPAAATGAADGSALAALVDDMANGRVEVLIVAGANPVYDAPAGVPVAEALATVPTIISLGDRLDETTRLADVLAPVSHPFEAWGDVALPRGILAVQQPVVQPLYDTRGLLDILVDWAAALGDPTAAAAVTAAVTPPATPPNPTAAERPATTDVAWYYLRAAWGPRLAADTPQAFDAAWNGVLRTGWWQGPVEPPAARALATSSLAVLGSLAPPAGERGLELQLYPHLALGDGRHANNGWLHELPDPITRITWGGAVSIAPRRFDEMGLANGDLVEVDAGHARVIAPAYRHAGMHHDQVALPLGLGRAACGPIGDGVGPNAFPLRRVENGALVAAGLPVTLRRVAGAEPLAVGQGSDVIDRAQRALVPTTTLTAFEADQRAGTGQTEGGPSAWTVHEYPNARWAMTIDLSKCNGCGKCVIGCQAENNIPVVGRQGMLDGREMSWIRIDRYYDAPTKDGGWDAEVWDGPLEAVEEPQTLFEPMLCQHCENAPCETVCPFSATMHSEDGVNQQIYNRCVGTRYCANNCPFKVRRFNYWELSKRQDSSFFRWLVPKIARNAELNTREPMQMKNNPEVTVRSRGVMEKCSFCIQRIRAARAEATRNGAPKDHLPDGAVVPACMEACPTGAISFGDINAPGSRVAIQASSPRAMRLLESVGVKPSVSYLTKVRNDKA; the protein is encoded by the coding sequence ATGAGCGCACACGAGACCAGCACGCCGCGAGACGCCACGCGCGTCGATCGTCGCGAGTTCCTGCGCCTGACGAGCGCAGTGGCGGCCGCGAGCGCCCTGGCGAGCACTGGCTGCCAGGTGCCGCCCGAAGCGTCGGTGCCATTCCACGACATGCCCGAGAACCTCGTGGACGGCATGGGCCACGCCCGCTTCTTCCACACGGTGCTCGAGGGCTCTCCGGTCCGCGTCCGCACCCGCGAGGGCCGGCCGATCCTGGTCACGCCCGTCGTCGACGACCCGACCGGCCGCGGCCTCGCGCTGGCCCATCACGCGGCGCTCATGGACCTCTACGACCCGGATCGCGCGCGCGGCCCGATCGCGGTGCGGCGGCGCGTGGACACGGCGGTCGCCACGAGCTGGCAGGCCGTCAGCGCCGACGCGGTGGCCCGGGTGAAGGCGGCGGGGAGCCGCGCCGTCCTCCTGACGGGCCCGGTGACGAGCCCGGCGCTCGGCGCCGTGATCCAGGCGATGAGCGCCCAGACCGGCCTGCGCCACGTGGTGTGGGCGCCGATGTCGGCCGACGCGGGCGCCCGGGCATGGACGGCCGCCTTCGGGTCCGCCGGTCCGGCCCGTCCGCGGCTCGACCGGGCGGACCTGATCGTCGGGCTGGGCGCCGAGTTCCTCGATCGACCCGCCGACGGCCTCGAGCGCGACTTCGCCGCGCGGCGCACGCCCGAGTCCGGCGCGGGCGCGCGCATGAACCGGTTCGTGCAGTTCGAAGGCCGCCTGACGCTCACCGGCGCGAACGCCGACCAGCGGCTGCGAGTGCGGGACTCCGACCTCGCCCGGATCGGCGCCGCGCTGGCGCACGAGATCCTCGTGGTCCGCGCGCACGGCGCCCTGGCCGGCGATCCGGCGGTGGCCCAGGTCCTGTCCCCCTTCGCCATCGACACGGTGGCCCCGGCGGCGGGCGTGGACCCGGCGGCGCTCAAGGCGCTCGCGGGCGAGCTCGTCCTGGCGTCGGGCCGCGCGGTCGTGATCGCGGGCGGCTCGGCGAGCACGGCCGCCTCGGGCCAGGCCCTGGAACTGGCGGCCCTGCTCCTGAACACGGCGCTCGGCGCCTTCGAGGGTGGACTCTTCGACGACGCGCCGGCCGCCGCGACGGGCGCCGCGGACGGGAGCGCCCTGGCGGCGCTCGTCGACGACATGGCGAACGGCCGCGTGGAGGTGCTGATCGTCGCGGGCGCGAACCCCGTCTACGACGCCCCCGCCGGAGTGCCGGTGGCCGAGGCGCTCGCCACGGTGCCGACGATCATCTCGCTCGGCGACCGTCTCGACGAGACGACCCGCCTGGCCGACGTGCTGGCGCCGGTGAGCCATCCCTTCGAAGCCTGGGGCGACGTGGCGCTGCCGCGCGGGATCCTCGCCGTGCAGCAGCCGGTGGTGCAGCCGCTGTACGACACGCGCGGCCTCCTCGACATCCTCGTGGATTGGGCAGCCGCGCTCGGCGATCCGACGGCCGCGGCCGCGGTGACCGCCGCCGTCACGCCGCCGGCGACGCCGCCGAACCCGACGGCGGCCGAGCGTCCGGCGACGACCGACGTGGCCTGGTACTACCTGCGCGCGGCCTGGGGCCCGCGCCTGGCGGCCGACACCCCGCAGGCGTTCGACGCCGCGTGGAACGGCGTTCTCCGCACCGGCTGGTGGCAGGGCCCGGTGGAGCCGCCGGCCGCCCGCGCGCTGGCGACCTCATCCCTCGCGGTCCTGGGATCGCTCGCGCCGCCGGCCGGCGAGCGTGGGCTCGAACTGCAGCTGTACCCGCACCTCGCGCTCGGCGACGGGCGCCACGCGAACAACGGCTGGCTCCACGAGCTGCCCGATCCCATCACGCGCATCACCTGGGGCGGCGCCGTGTCGATCGCGCCCCGGCGCTTCGACGAGATGGGCCTGGCCAACGGCGATCTCGTGGAAGTGGACGCCGGCCACGCGCGCGTCATCGCGCCGGCCTACCGCCACGCCGGGATGCACCACGACCAGGTCGCGCTGCCGCTCGGCCTCGGCCGCGCCGCCTGCGGGCCCATCGGAGACGGCGTCGGGCCGAACGCGTTCCCGCTGCGGCGGGTCGAGAACGGCGCCCTGGTGGCGGCCGGCCTGCCCGTCACCCTGCGGCGCGTCGCCGGCGCCGAGCCGCTGGCCGTGGGCCAGGGGTCCGACGTCATCGACCGCGCGCAGCGCGCGCTCGTGCCCACCACCACGCTGACGGCCTTCGAGGCCGACCAGCGCGCGGGGACCGGGCAGACCGAGGGCGGGCCGTCCGCGTGGACCGTGCACGAGTACCCGAACGCCCGCTGGGCGATGACCATCGACCTCAGCAAGTGCAACGGCTGCGGCAAGTGCGTCATCGGCTGCCAGGCGGAGAACAACATCCCGGTCGTGGGCCGCCAGGGCATGCTCGACGGCCGGGAGATGTCCTGGATCCGCATCGACCGCTACTACGACGCTCCGACGAAGGACGGGGGCTGGGACGCCGAGGTGTGGGACGGTCCGCTGGAGGCCGTCGAGGAGCCGCAGACGCTCTTCGAGCCCATGCTGTGCCAGCACTGCGAGAACGCGCCGTGCGAGACGGTGTGCCCCTTCTCGGCCACCATGCACAGCGAGGACGGCGTCAACCAGCAGATCTACAACCGCTGCGTCGGCACGCGGTACTGCGCGAACAACTGCCCGTTCAAGGTGCGCCGGTTCAACTACTGGGAGCTCAGCAAGCGCCAGGACAGCTCGTTCTTCCGGTGGCTGGTCCCGAAGATCGCCAGGAACGCCGAGCTGAACACGCGCGAGCCGATGCAGATGAAGAACAACCCGGAGGTCACGGTGCGCAGCCGGGGCGTGATGGAGAAGTGCTCCTTCTGCATCCAGCGCATCCGGGCCGCCCGGGCGGAGGCGACGCGCAACGGCGCGCCGAAAGACCACCTGCCGGACGGCGCCGTGGTGCCCGCCTGCATGGAGGCGTGCCCGACCGGCGCGATCTCGTTCGGCGACATCAACGCGCCCGGCTCCCGGGTGGCGATCCAGGCGTCGTCCCCGCGGGCGATGCGGCTGCTCGAGTCCGTCGGCGTCAAGCCGTCGGTCTCCTACCTGACGAAGGTGCGGAATGACAAGGCATGA
- the nrfD gene encoding NrfD/PsrC family molybdoenzyme membrane anchor subunit — MSPYATVMDDRQLTGRPIVRAGAGPYGGDLEVPEPLVTGAKRWADVDRDICLHAEQFPTKRWWLAFGVALTLLGVLVFSLITLFYAGMGIVGVNSPVGWGTFIINFVFWIGIGHAGTLISAVLYLFRQQWRTGINRAAEAMTLFAVACAGVFPIIHLGRPWFAYWLVPYPNARGPLWINFNSPLAWDIFAISTYGLVSLAFWYMGLLPDLATVRDRATHPWRKKLYNALSFGWNGSHRAWRHYESAYMVLAALATPLVFSVHTIVSFDFATSVLPGWHTTIFPPYFVIGAIFSGFAMVITLMTFMRGYFGMTNYITLNHMENMAKILMLTGMLVGFAYSTEFFMAWYSGSEWEGFVFKNRAFGPYGWAYAIMFTCNAIVPQVFWAKSMRRNTLVLFIVSILVNVGMWFERYVIVVSSLHRDYLPSSWGMYSLTFWDVAILIGTFGLFFTLFLLFVRVLPVVAISEVKGVMDPEVARGGPRPGPAPAAALQEV; from the coding sequence GTGAGTCCTTACGCGACGGTGATGGACGATCGCCAGCTGACCGGCCGGCCGATCGTGCGCGCGGGCGCGGGCCCGTACGGCGGCGACCTGGAGGTCCCCGAGCCGCTGGTGACGGGGGCCAAGCGCTGGGCCGACGTCGATCGCGACATCTGCCTCCACGCGGAGCAGTTCCCGACGAAGCGGTGGTGGCTGGCGTTCGGCGTCGCGCTGACGCTGCTGGGCGTGCTGGTCTTCAGCCTGATCACGCTCTTCTACGCCGGCATGGGCATCGTCGGCGTGAACTCGCCCGTCGGCTGGGGCACCTTCATCATCAACTTCGTCTTCTGGATCGGCATCGGCCACGCCGGCACCCTCATCTCGGCCGTCCTCTACCTGTTCCGCCAGCAGTGGCGGACCGGGATCAACCGGGCGGCCGAGGCGATGACGCTCTTCGCGGTCGCGTGCGCGGGCGTGTTCCCGATCATCCACCTGGGCCGGCCCTGGTTCGCCTACTGGCTGGTGCCGTATCCGAACGCCCGCGGTCCGCTCTGGATCAACTTCAACTCGCCGCTCGCGTGGGACATCTTCGCCATCTCCACCTACGGCCTGGTGTCGCTGGCGTTCTGGTACATGGGCCTCCTGCCGGACCTGGCCACCGTGCGCGACCGCGCCACGCACCCCTGGCGCAAGAAGCTCTACAACGCCCTCAGCTTCGGCTGGAACGGCTCGCACCGGGCCTGGCGGCACTACGAATCGGCCTACATGGTGCTCGCCGCCCTGGCGACGCCCCTGGTCTTCTCGGTCCACACCATCGTCTCGTTCGACTTCGCCACCTCGGTGCTCCCCGGCTGGCACACCACGATCTTCCCGCCCTACTTCGTCATCGGCGCCATCTTCTCGGGCTTCGCCATGGTCATCACGCTCATGACCTTCATGCGCGGCTACTTCGGGATGACCAACTACATCACCCTGAACCACATGGAGAACATGGCGAAGATCCTGATGCTCACGGGCATGCTCGTGGGCTTCGCCTACTCCACCGAGTTCTTCATGGCGTGGTACTCGGGCAGCGAGTGGGAAGGCTTCGTCTTCAAGAACCGCGCGTTCGGTCCCTACGGCTGGGCCTACGCGATCATGTTCACCTGCAACGCCATCGTGCCGCAGGTGTTCTGGGCCAAGTCGATGCGGCGCAACACGCTCGTCCTCTTCATCGTGTCGATCCTCGTGAACGTCGGCATGTGGTTCGAGCGCTACGTCATCGTCGTCTCGTCGCTCCACCGCGACTACCTGCCCTCCTCGTGGGGGATGTACTCGCTGACGTTCTGGGACGTCGCGATCCTGATCGGCACCTTCGGGCTCTTCTTCACGCTGTTCCTCCTGTTCGTGCGCGTCCTGCCGGTCGTGGCGATCTCGGAGGTGAAGGGCGTGATGGATCCCGAGGTGGCGCGCGGCGGTCCGCGGCCGGGCCCGGCGCCCGCCGCCGCGCTGCAGGAGGTATGA
- a CDS encoding cytochrome c3 family protein: MTGRSPAFRLVSFIVLVAVGGTLAYAFSNVRKGYAPRQPIAFSHRRMAGPPVMQTNDKGEQVNVGGYSIPCVYCHTMPYKGRHSTLPSTAVCMNCHSTVGLSKEWVLKMREYWDRGQPIPWVKVHDLPDFVYFDHSAHLNAKDAEGRPKLPAVDEAGQPMPQCQTCHGKVQEMDIVSVQQTFNMQWCLDCHRKPEIKASTDCVTCHR, translated from the coding sequence ATGACCGGCAGAAGCCCCGCCTTCCGCCTCGTCTCGTTCATCGTCCTCGTGGCGGTGGGCGGCACGCTCGCCTACGCGTTCAGCAACGTGCGCAAGGGCTACGCGCCGCGGCAGCCGATCGCGTTCTCGCACCGACGCATGGCCGGCCCGCCCGTGATGCAGACCAACGACAAGGGCGAGCAGGTGAACGTCGGGGGCTACAGCATCCCCTGCGTCTATTGCCACACCATGCCCTACAAGGGCCGCCACTCCACGCTCCCGTCCACGGCCGTCTGCATGAACTGCCACTCGACGGTGGGCCTGAGCAAGGAGTGGGTCCTGAAGATGCGCGAGTACTGGGACCGCGGCCAGCCGATTCCGTGGGTCAAGGTGCACGACCTGCCGGACTTCGTCTACTTCGACCACTCCGCGCACCTGAACGCGAAGGACGCCGAGGGCCGTCCGAAGCTGCCGGCCGTCGACGAGGCGGGCCAGCCGATGCCCCAGTGCCAGACCTGCCACGGCAAGGTGCAGGAGATGGACATCGTGTCGGTCCAGCAGACCTTCAACATGCAGTGGTGCCTGGACTGCCACCGGAAGCCCGAGATCAAGGCCTCCACCGACTGCGTCACCTGCCACCGGTGA
- the ccoS gene encoding cbb3-type cytochrome oxidase assembly protein CcoS, which translates to METIFVLLPLALLIAAIAVGLFIWAATSGQYDDLETPAVRMLFDDEEPRRDRPAVPATAPSRRVPE; encoded by the coding sequence GTGGAGACCATCTTCGTCCTGCTGCCGCTCGCCCTGCTCATCGCCGCGATCGCGGTCGGCCTGTTCATCTGGGCGGCCACGAGCGGCCAGTACGACGACCTCGAGACCCCAGCGGTGCGCATGCTCTTCGACGACGAGGAGCCGCGCCGCGACCGACCGGCGGTGCCCGCCACCGCACCCTCAAGGAGAGTGCCCGAATGA
- a CDS encoding DUF3341 domain-containing protein encodes MTPTSTTGVLGDFYMPGDAVAAAEKVRAAGWTHFDMLTPFPVHGMDEAMGQSRSWVPWATGALALGGILFAQALQNYVMVWDWPMNFGGKPHAAWPAFVPITFEAMVFWAALGSAAIAIVAGKKDTVPQPPPMLVPTGATVDRFVLWISATDPKWQAAEAERFVKSLGADDVRLVNVEGGSHA; translated from the coding sequence ATGACGCCCACGTCGACCACCGGCGTCCTCGGCGACTTCTACATGCCCGGCGACGCCGTCGCCGCGGCCGAGAAGGTGCGCGCCGCGGGATGGACGCACTTCGACATGCTCACGCCGTTCCCCGTGCACGGCATGGACGAGGCCATGGGCCAGTCGCGCTCCTGGGTGCCGTGGGCGACCGGCGCCCTCGCCCTGGGCGGCATCCTGTTCGCGCAGGCACTCCAGAACTACGTGATGGTGTGGGACTGGCCCATGAACTTCGGCGGGAAGCCCCACGCCGCCTGGCCGGCGTTCGTCCCCATCACCTTCGAGGCGATGGTGTTCTGGGCGGCGCTGGGGAGCGCGGCCATCGCCATCGTCGCCGGCAAGAAGGACACCGTGCCGCAGCCGCCCCCGATGCTCGTCCCCACCGGCGCCACCGTGGACCGCTTCGTCCTGTGGATCTCGGCGACCGACCCGAAGTGGCAGGCCGCCGAGGCCGAGCGCTTCGTGAAGTCGCTGGGCGCGGACGACGTGCGGCTGGTGAACGTCGAAGGAGGCTCCCATGCGTGA
- a CDS encoding cytochrome c: MRDAAVPIRAAMLAAALAVAGCDVGLPAGRSPHREGNRLDMIDQPKLKPQRADLYGERPTGLLAPPAGAVAADETPYPFAQSETALAAAELVNPLPRTPEVLAHGKFVFDNVCITCHGPRAAGDGLVTALFPKPPSLMTQKVRDWPDGEIFHRPMRGQGSMPSHARQVDARDIWSVVHYIRQMQPEEPVAPPPPAPQMQSEEPVAPPPPAPAPAAGAPTSAPPAAAPATGGQP, from the coding sequence ATGCGTGATGCCGCCGTGCCCATCAGGGCCGCGATGCTCGCGGCCGCCCTGGCCGTCGCCGGCTGCGACGTGGGGCTGCCGGCCGGCCGCTCCCCGCACCGGGAAGGCAATCGGCTCGACATGATCGACCAGCCGAAGCTGAAGCCCCAGCGCGCGGACCTGTACGGCGAGCGGCCCACGGGCCTCCTCGCGCCGCCCGCCGGCGCGGTGGCCGCGGACGAGACGCCGTATCCCTTCGCCCAGAGCGAGACCGCGCTCGCGGCCGCCGAGCTCGTGAACCCGCTGCCGCGGACGCCCGAGGTCCTGGCGCACGGCAAGTTCGTGTTCGACAACGTCTGCATCACGTGCCACGGGCCGCGCGCCGCCGGCGACGGACTCGTGACGGCGCTCTTCCCGAAGCCGCCCAGCCTGATGACGCAGAAGGTGCGCGACTGGCCCGACGGCGAGATCTTCCATCGCCCGATGCGCGGCCAGGGGTCGATGCCGAGCCATGCCCGCCAGGTGGACGCGCGCGACATCTGGTCGGTCGTGCACTACATCCGCCAGATGCAGCCTGAGGAGCCGGTGGCTCCGCCACCTCCCGCTCCTCAGATGCAGTCTGAGGAGCCGGTGGCTCCGCCACCTCCCGCTCCAGCTCCCGCGGCCGGCGCGCCCACGAGTGCGCCGCCCGCTGCCGCGCCCGCCACCGGAGGCCAGCCATGA
- a CDS encoding sulfite exporter TauE/SafE family protein yields the protein MTTHAGAVPIDLVAFLTMGLLGSAAHCVGMCGPFVLIVSRRYGPPHGRVSSAAAQAWYTLGRLTTYAVLGAAAAAFGGLVQTAGALVGLRRTAAVVAGLVLVLWAVARLSSLAARLPLGWTGRLTGVLARRAPRHPYGAGVLLGLLPCGLLYAAVAAAMARDGAAAGAAALAAFGLGTAPALLGVSVTDRLFVQRRAAVDRLSQAFVLVMGLWYVWRGVAPLAMH from the coding sequence ATGACCACGCACGCCGGCGCCGTCCCGATCGATCTCGTCGCGTTCCTGACGATGGGGCTGCTGGGCAGCGCCGCCCACTGCGTGGGCATGTGCGGCCCGTTCGTGCTGATCGTGTCCCGGCGCTACGGCCCGCCGCACGGGCGCGTGTCGTCGGCCGCGGCGCAGGCCTGGTACACGCTCGGGCGCCTCACGACCTACGCGGTCCTCGGCGCGGCCGCGGCGGCGTTCGGCGGTCTGGTCCAGACCGCCGGCGCGCTCGTGGGCCTCAGGCGGACGGCCGCCGTCGTCGCCGGTCTGGTCCTCGTGCTGTGGGCCGTCGCGCGGCTGTCGTCACTGGCGGCGCGCCTTCCGCTCGGCTGGACCGGCCGGCTCACGGGCGTCCTCGCCCGCCGGGCGCCGCGCCACCCCTACGGGGCGGGCGTGCTCCTGGGCCTCCTGCCGTGCGGCCTGTTGTACGCCGCCGTGGCCGCGGCCATGGCCCGGGACGGCGCGGCGGCGGGCGCGGCCGCGCTGGCCGCCTTCGGCCTCGGGACGGCGCCAGCTCTGCTGGGCGTCTCGGTGACCGACCGCCTCTTCGTGCAGCGGCGGGCGGCCGTGGACAGGCTGTCCCAGGCGTTCGTGCTCGTCATGGGGCTCTGGTACGTGTGGCGCGGCGTCGCCCCGCTGGCGATGCACTGA